From Thermoplasmatales archaeon, a single genomic window includes:
- a CDS encoding regulator — protein sequence MASIQDLIKKNFSDFPAQRRVVNKILEYGLSIRFGKMYCNDIQIEFGAIGKVCDVDPRIVKDTCERISDDEEMSNIFGKFRSIMNLKDVAPDLGLGEIVLIPKDAKQPGILASVSQVISAEGISIRQAIADDPYITADPKFYIIADSPIPSELLTKLRKLDGIRSITIY from the coding sequence ATGGCATCCATTCAAGACCTGATAAAGAAAAATTTTTCAGATTTTCCTGCACAGAGAAGGGTCGTAAACAAGATTTTGGAATACGGTCTGTCCATTAGGTTCGGGAAAATGTACTGTAATGATATCCAGATAGAGTTCGGTGCAATTGGTAAGGTATGTGACGTTGATCCGAGGATCGTGAAGGATACGTGCGAGAGGATATCCGATGACGAAGAGATGAGTAATATATTCGGAAAGTTCAGATCGATTATGAATCTTAAGGACGTAGCACCGGATCTTGGCCTTGGGGAAATAGTTCTGATTCCAAAGGATGCAAAACAACCGGGCATACTGGCGTCTGTAAGTCAAGTGATTTCCGCGGAAGGAATAAGCATTAGGCAAGCTATCGCAGACGATCCTTACATAACGGCAGATCCTAAATTTTACATAATAGCGGATTCCCCGATTCCTTCTGAACTCTTAACCAAGTTAAGGAAACTTGATGGGATACGCAGTATAACGATCTACTAG